A single Anopheles funestus chromosome 2RL, idAnoFuneDA-416_04, whole genome shotgun sequence DNA region contains:
- the LOC125760733 gene encoding protein outspread isoform X3 produces the protein MGSRNIECRKFSPNIFNKSKCTHCFRQREEHSAAALECNRATRKVSKRGYLFVAPWDWDFSNPVYRTKRWQRRWFVLYDDGELTYSVDEHPETIPQAIIDMTKVLEVTTADNITSHPHSIAITAPDRVTFVKGTCPEESKWWFNVLVAFPKSKGRHKRNATFPGGQATTILQAQCEPDDIDSGIDSHIESGAASKCLLLDGGGGISGADIRSRDELKLKDIANTITNVNRWSSPCITDSLSLTADHHEKPTSPRDENTIPPQYINGGSGGGGGTGGGGGTGGTSVGGTPLQMRPHSLTIPSSAPAIVSAIVKKIPTSIGKGGGGQVPPLASLQLSPATNSSPKLKPSQTHERGDPDGDCGMDDAPANYHGKNSEHRGPDADLLQAKKGWLLKQDGRVGEWSKHWFTLRGAALFYYRDPVAEEKGVLDGVLDVNSITSIAEVPVNKGYGFQLTTWDNHRIVLSAVTINVRNNWINVLKNAAGLPPTKASLELSNQNDDNFKTLPDKSPPTPATPSALEIELISDTIEHKPKLKRSKLLEKNNNSTNGHLLIEGVVPLAASPGSGEDVVDKVPKDVIVHLTSARAIAESNGVSTGDSNTTTNSSSNSSSTNSSSSSSSCSQPQPKQPVVQSPVTPLTPKSLLFSSDEEYRTASEGGRRDSVGDWGSPVSPSPPSVPLTSAVMRTKDRLRMTPPVSAQSQQRLHKRSRSSPPSSRRSTIESVPSEILTLQPVPAQKPINTVQEEEGSGLEKELQLRLQAAEKELAMLREETHEREARMSELLTTLERTEQELTRKRELEENREKLMVQLQDSRAAGQEIIDRITHELSKSRDTTKELEERLARGIEENESLYRRLQESGIAAPASPASSLCSLAVTRSGRIKRMDSFSDLTCLNAIDPTQLDREMLADEYRELRARFERAVSELKAMKRELKDAHGLYDELEIGYATLRKELDRQATEHDAQSRMMADRIQDMTNKYTAAEKQVRLLKQKAIRSEKRRSLSLKGKESLSIQKELEEKVSELESKIDALESGNVMPVAKATVELTTPEVAQPTRRSSSTRLRRKSLDSASLSAQPMQVLLRLNNLEKRVENVQPVVPVKPDVSECETASTSSSGNSKPVPEHLLDRLKSLEGVVVSVRELIDQSAQQFQSLRSSRSRRSVSPAADRKDSYKFIERCLTEVSKLLRESCDNCVVPVDGAGYGSVIVLPESNPIKLALNQLEAQLKSKLADLLKQRRMLRETNGLSQRKDMELLAERIAFESVCFGRLRHALERAENLQEFEERQTKVEVCETIQLMSMLKAKLSGKCVVRPSSSADVLASVLARKLMLSAGRTSTIRSLSFPPIGTALLDDLLRQQNEVHLIAKRYKTTIMENLAYGLAAETLSYIASSHETVQGAVQEAWRQAQEAVNAELVQSEIAHIMMRNAQRYESSLAPAFGYALSTQERITFETFADAVHEALRREMDAAVRQLTECYEETLEKMKRGQWRLHLEQERKPSEGRQLLAEFADIIAHKALIDARVQVLKGDYVPSRQKLQESTESSERVFSVAALKQYENLYTDLTADLEVANADDILAEADFNFMYKYFASEHSLNKAEVKEVSAILNELEKSVVALQASLHPDHGNVSAASAIDVDSLRSIHTRCVEIQQRIDSLISAAKQLQSRSEQCGRLQDRLKQLTEEHERELGTIRQQHEQKLATLQRRIDEQHQRIQAIDGERAELLERLENERNLLKQKEKELHELSVRLTRIDAASNEKDKEIEDLLDSYDQECKKARSLKDRCEELADSCRKTAAEYAELEKERDYLYEQMRKEQDHVKKLEKHLELLEAEHAQQVDNLHAAYREQQMANELDSQKDKDDEDSLRSRYQAEIEQLRALCEKGLAAMEASHKRIIHDLEEKHQQEIAKLILEKEQALAEETQATLAALDAMKKAHQNEVQREVTRFKQEFLKQFQKGGQPPQTYREKEQELEDVRQEILSLSEKYSMKCVETAALEEKLRNATQQLKCSQQHIQQLDVRNKQLRAHFVSNQPEETASAPPTSSVVTPKDTNLFTSSTQQPESSPMATTAKRTPALGNGNGTPSTTATTPSTIAPLSPSIESNSPLELLDLRECQHLLNNKKESHPRLKFTEGAKLGVAPIFSTSSSPGTTPTGTAINDSVNLASSTNNNRAKVLSSKQLNMNLISGGSGPLSTGASGPPTPHPVSLTLPLIASATFKNSNLHRNHVPVGSNNGSNGTNTNHLNHLHSNNNNNNHLHNNNNVSSLNNNNNNDNDNMHELKPSTKLCSPPPLDERDVEQQIHRFELEI, from the exons GTGAGCCAGACGACATTGACTCTGGGATCGATTCGCATATCGAATCTGGTGCAG CATCCAAATGTTTACTACtggacggtggtggtggtatcAGTGGTGCGGATATACGCTCGAGGGACGAACTAAAGCTGAAGGATATCGCCAACACGATCACGAACGTGAACCGCTGGAGTAGCCCCTGCATCACGGACAGCCTGTCACTCACGGCGGACCACCACGAGAAGCCGACGAGCCCGCGGGACGAAAACACGATCCCACCACAATACATCAATGGCGGTAGTGGAGGCGGTGGTGGTaccggtggtggaggtggtacAGGAGGGACCAGTGTCGGTGGAACGCCGTTACAGATGCGACCCCACTCACTCACCATACCGTCCAGTGCGCCCGCGATCGTGTCGGCCATCGTGAAGAAAATTCCAACCTCGATCGGCAAGGGTGGTGGCGGACAGGTGCCACCGCTTGCATCGCTGCAATTGTCGCCCGCCACTAACTCTAGTCCGAAGCTGAAGCCTAGTCAAACGCACGAACGGGGTGATCCGGACGGTGACTGCGGTATGGACGATGCGCCGGCAAACTATCACGGCAAAAACTCGGAACATCGCGGCCCAGACGCGGATCTGCTGCAGGCGAAGAAGGGCTGGTTGCTGAAGCAGGACGGACGGGTCGGTGAATGGAGTAAACATTGGTTTACGCTGCGAGGGGCCGCACTGTTCTACTACCGTGATCCGGTCGCTGAAGAGAAGGGTGTACTGGACGGTGTGCTGGACGTGAATAGCATCACCAGCATTGCCGAGGTACCTGTCAACAAGGGATACGGTTTTCAGCTCACG ACCTGGGACAACCATCGTATCGTTCTGTCCGCGGTAACGATTAACGTGCGCAACAATTGGATCAACGTGCTGAAGAACGCTGCCGGACTGCCACCGACGAAGGCCAGCCTCGAGCTAAGCAATCAGAACGATGACAACTTCAAAACGTTACCGGACAAATCGCCACCAACACCGGCCACACCCAGCGCGCTGGAGATCGAGCTGATCAGCGATACGATCGAGCATAAGCCGAAACTGAAGCGAAGCAAACTGCTcgaaaagaacaacaacagcacgaACGGTCACCTGTTAATTGAGGGTGTTGTACCGCTGGCGGCAAGCCCGGGCTCGGGAGAGGACGTCGTGGATAAGGTACCGAAAGACGTTATCGTACATCTGACGTCTGCCCGAGCCATTGCCGAATCGAACGGCGTCAGCACCGGGGACAGTAACACGACCACCAATAGCAGTAGCAATAGCAGTAGTACtaacagtagtagtagtagcagtagttgTAGTCAGCCTCAACCAAAGCAACCGGTGGTGCAGTCGCCCGTCACACCGCTAACACCCAAATCGTTGCTGTTCTCGTCGGACGAGGAGTATCGGACGGCGTCCGAAGGTGGCCGGCGGGATAGTGTCGGTGACTGGGGCTCGCCGGTGTCGCCTTCGCCTCCGTCGGTGCCACTGACCAGTGCGGTAATGCGTACCAAAGATAGGTTAAGAATGACCCCGCCGGTATCGGCCCAAAGTCAGCAACGATTGCACAAGCGTAGTCGGTCGTCGCCTCCAAGCTCAAGGCGCAGCACCATCGAGAGCGTTCCGTCGGAGATCCTGACCCTGCAGCCGGTTCCGGCCCAAAAACCGATCAACACCGTACAGGAGGAGGAAGGTAGTGGATTGGAGAAAGAGCTGCAGCTACGATTGCAAGCAGCGGAGAAGGAACTGGCAATGTTGCGCGAAGAAACACACGAGCGGGAAGCTCGCATGTCCGAACTGCTCACGACGCTCGAGCGCACTGAGCAGGAACTGACCCGGAAGCGCGAACTGGAGGAAAACCGTGAAAAGTTGATGGTGCAGCTACAGGACAGTCGAGCCGCTGGGCAGGAAATCATTGATCGGATCACACACGAACTGTCGAAGAGTCGTGATACAACCAAGGAGCTGGAGGAACGGTTGGCCCGTGGAATCGAAGAGAACGAATCACTCTACCGACGGCTACAGGAGAGTGGTATCGCCGCACCCGCCAGTCCAGCTTCAAGTCTTTGCAGCTTGGCGGTGACGCGCAGTGGCCGCATCAAGCGTATGGATTCATTCAGCGATCTTACCTGCCTTAACGCGATCGATCCTACCCAGCTCGATCGGGAGATGCTGGCGGACGAGTACCGAGAGCTAAGGGCACGCTTTGAACGAGCCGTTAGTGAGCTGAAAGCGATGAAACGTGAACTGAAAGATGCGCACGGACTGTACGACGAGCTGGAAATTGGTTATGCTACACTGCGCAAAGAACTCGACCGACAAGCGACCGAACATGACGCTCAGTCGCGCATGATGGCCGATCGCATACAGGACATGACGAACAAATATACGGCGGCCGAGAAACAGGTACGACTCTTGAAACAGAAAGCAATCCGGTCCGAAAAGCGACGTTCGCTGTCTCTGAAGGGCAAGGAGTCACTCTCGATCCAGAAGGAGTTGGAAGAGAAGGTGTCCGAGTTGGAAAGTAAAATAGATGCGCTCGAAAGTGGCAACGTGATGCCGGTAGCAAAAGCGACCGTAGAATTGACAACGCCCGAAGTCGCGCAACCCACACGACGCTCCTCCTCCACAAGACTACGTCGCAAAAGTCTAGACAGTGCGTCGCTTTCGGCCCAACCGATGCAAGTTCTGCTGCGACTAAACAATCTCGAAAAGCGTGTCGAAAACGTGCAGCCAGTGGTGCCAGTAAAACCAGACGTCAGTGAGTGTGAAACGGCCAGTACATCCAGCTCGGGCAACTCGAAACCGGTGCCGGAACATCTGCTCGACCGGCTCAAGAGTCTCGAGGGTGTTGTGGTATCGGTGCGTGAGCTGATCGATCAGAGTGCGCAACAGTTCCAGAGTTTGCGATCATCCCGCTCTCGACGATCCGTATCACCTGCTGCCGATCGGAAGGATTCGTACAAATTTATCGAACGTTGTCTGACGGAGGTGTCGAAGTTGTTGCGCGAAAGCTGCGATAACTGTGTCGTTCCAGTGGATGGTGCCGGGTACGGTAGTGTCATTGTACTGCCGGAATCGAACCCGATCAAGCTGGCACTGAATCAACTCGAAGCACAGCTTAAGAGTAAGCTGGCAGATCTCCTAAAGCAAAGACGAATGTTACGCGAAACGAACGGGCTTTCCCAGCGCAAAGACATGGAGCTGCTTGCCGAGAGGATCGCTTTCGAGAGCGTTTGTTTTGGTCGGTTGCGTCACGCGTTGGAACGTGCAGAGAACCTGCAAGAGTTCGAAGAGCGTCAAACCAAGGTTGAGGTGTGTGAAACCATCCAGCTAATGTCGATGTTGAAGGCGAAACTTTCGGGCAAATGTGTCGTCCGGCCGAGCAGTAGTGCTGACGTGCTGGCGAGTGTTTTAGCTCGCAAACTCATGCTGTCCGCCGGTCGAACAAGCACGATTCGATCACTTTCCTTCCCACCCATCGGGACCGCTTTGCTCGATGATCTGTTGCGACAGCAGAACGAGGTGCACCTGATTGCCAAGCGCTACAAAACGACCATTATGGAGAACCTCGCGTACGGGCTTGCTGCGGAAACGCTCAGCTATATTGCGTCCTCGCACGAAACGGTACAAGGTGCGGTACAGGAAGCGTGGCGTCAGGCACAGGAAGCGGTCAATGCCGAGCTGGTACAGTCCGAGATCGCACACATCATGATGCGAAATGCTCAGCGCTACGAAAGCTCTCTAGCGCCCGCCTTCGGGTACGCACTGTCCACCCAGGAACGCATTACGTTCGAAACATTCGCGGACGCTGTGCATGAGGCACTTCGACGCGAAATGGATGCAGCCGTACGGCAACTAACGGAATGTTACGAAGAAACACTGGAGAAGATGAAACGTGGCCAGTGGCGACTGCATCTGGAGCAGGAGCGAAAACCCAGCGAAGGGCGACAGCTGTTGGCAGAGTTTGCGGACATTATCGCTCACAAAGCGCTAATCGATGCACGCGTACAGGTACTGAAAGGTGACTATGTTCCGTCTCGACAAAAGCTGCAGGAATCTACCGAGTCGTCGGAGCGTGTGTTCAGTGTGGCTGCCCTGAAGCAGTACGAGAATCTGTACACGGATCTCACAGCTGACTTGGAGGTGGCGAATGCTGACGACATCCTGGCCGAAGCGGACTTTAACTTCATGTACAAGTACTTTGCCAGCGAACACTCTTTGAACAAGGCCGAGGTGAAGGAAGTGTCTGCGATACTGAACGAGCTGGAGAAGTCAGTGGTAGCTTTGCAAGCTTCTTTACACCCAGACCATGGTAACGTCAGTGCCGCTAGTGCGATCGACGTGGACAGCTTGCGAAGTATTCACACACGGTGCGTTGAGATACAGCAGCGCATTGATTCGTTGATTAGTGCCGCCAAACAGTTGCAGTCACGCAGTGAACAGTGTGGCCGGCTACAGGATCGTCTTAAGCAACTTACCGAAGAGCACGAACGGGAACTCGGTACGATCAGGCAGCAGCACGAGCAAAAGCTTGCCACTCTACAGCGTCGAATTGACGAACAGCACCAGCGCATTCAAGCGATCGATGGTGAACGAGCCGAACTGCTCGAACGGCTGGAAAACGAGCGTAATCTGTTGAAACAGAAGGAGAAGGAGCTGCACGAACTGTCCGTCCGCTTAACCCGCATCGATGCGGCTAGCAACGAGAAGGACAAGGAGATTGAAGATCTACTCGACAGCTACGATCAAGAGTGTAAGAAAGCACGCTCGCTAAAGGATCGTTGTGAGGAGCTAGCGGACAGTTGCCGGAAAACGGCCGCCGAGTATGCCGAGCTGGAGAAGGAGCGGGACTATCTGTACGAGCAGATGCGCAAAGAGCAGGACCATGTGAAGAAGTTGGAGAAACATCTGGAACTGCTGGAAGCGGAACATGCGCAACAGGTGGACAATCTGCACGCCGCCTACCGGGAGCAACAGATGGCAAACGAGCTGGACTCGCAGAAGGATAAAGACGATGAGGACAGTTTGCGATCGCGCTACCAGGCAGAAATCGAGCAGTTAAGG GCACTCTGTGAGAAGGGACTGGCCGCGATGGAAGCGTCGCACAAGCGCATCATCCACGATCTGGAGGAAAAGCACCAGCAGGAGATCGCGAAACTCATTCTGGAGAAGGAACAAGCGCTGGCCGAAGAAACACAG GCAACACTGGCAGCACTTGACGCCATGAAGAAAGCACACCAGAATGAGGTACAGCGTGAGGTGACGCGCTTCAAACAGGAGTTCCTCAAACAGTTCCAGAAGGGTGGCCAACCGCCCCAAACGTACCGCGAGAAGGA ACAAGAACTGGAAGACGTACGGCAGGAGATACTGTCCCTCTCGGAGAAGTACTCGATGAAGTGCGTGGAAACGGCGGCGCTCGAGGAAAAGCTTCGTAATGCGACGCAACAGTTGAAATGTTCTCAGCAGCACATTCAGCAGCTTGATGTTAG AAACAAGCAACTGCGGGCACACTTTGTCTCAAACCAGCCGGAAGAAACGGCTTCCGCACCACCGACCAGCAGTGTCGTAACGCCAAAGGATACCAACCTGTTCACCAGCAGCACG CAGCAGCCAGAAAGTTCACCAATGGCCACCACGGCTAAAAGGACACCAGCGCTAGGCAACGGTAATGGAACGCCTAGCACAACGGCGACGACACCATCGACGATCGCACCACTTTCCCCGTCGATCGAGTCCAATAGTCCGCTCGAATTGCTCGATCTTCGCGAGTGCCAGCACCTACTGAATAATAAGAAAGAATCACATCCACGGTTGAAGTTCACCGAAG GAGCCAAACTAGGTGTAGCACCGATCTTCTCTACCTCCAGCTCGCCCGGCACCACCCCAACCGGTACGGCGATCAATGATTCCGTCAATCTGGCGagcagcaccaacaacaaTCGCGCCAAAGTTCTCAGCTCGAAGCAGCTCAACATGAACCTGATCAGCGGAGGTTCCGGTCCACTGTCTACCGGTGCGTCCGGACCACCGACACCCCACCCAGTGTCGCTCACACTACCACTGATCGCAAGTGCCACGTTCAAGAACAGCAATCTGCACCGTAACCATGTGCCCGTTGGCAGCAACAATGGCAGTAACGGCACCAATACGAATCATCTCAACCACCttcacagcaacaacaacaacaacaatcacttacacaacaacaacaatgttagtagtttaaataataataataataatgataacgATAACATGCACGAGCTTAAGCCATCGACCAAACTTTGTTCGCCCCCTCCCTTAGATGAGAGGGACGTTGAACAGCAAATTCATCGATTCGAGTTGGaaatctaa